The Campylobacter curvus genome includes the window CCATCATACTCTGACTTTACACTCTGTTTTTTAGTCTCTATCATATTCGATGGTTGTTTTGATTGCTCTACTCCAAAATTCTTATCAAGTCCTTGATCGTATAGCTCTTGCTTTGTTATTTTTAGTGAGCCAAATAATATATGATCCTCTGTTAGATATATCTTATCTGTTTTATAACGCTCCTTTAGCTTATTAAAGCCTTGCATATCCCGCCAATCTTTCATATATGTTTTTATATTATAAATTAGGCCTTGGTAGTTAATTCGAACTATATCTGATAGATATTTTTTAAAGTTTTCTATTCTATTGATAAACACCAAATAGTACCTATTTATATCTAGATGACCATCAATACCTTTTACGAAGTCTTCATATTCATTTTGTTTAAGTCTTAGCTTTTGAATGAGATCATCATCATAAAATCCAGTTTTTATCTTTCTAGCTGCTTCATAAAATTTATCTCTAATGTAGATATATGGAGTATAGTGTCTATTTTGGTTAAAAGAGTAGGCCGTGTTTTCTTCTGGCAAGTATAGATATCTACTGTTATTATTAAAAAGTATTTGATAATCTTTATATTTTTTAACCATAGTGTTTTCTTCAAAGTATTCTATTAACTCTTTTATCGGAATCTTTGATGATATAGCTTGATAGCTTGTTCTTTTAATTTGTTGCCCTACTATTACTGTTGTTGTAATTCGAATCCTCATCAGTATACGGAATCTTCGGAGTAATTTCATATAGATCTGCTCTCGTTTCTGAAGCAATGAGCTTTGCTACACCTTTTGTGTTTCCTGTACAGGAAAATATGCTACAAGAATTTTTTACTATCATTGCTATCACTTTCTTGTTTTTGTGTTACTGATAAGTTGACATCTGCACTCTTTTGGTTTTTATTTCCACATCCATATAGTACAAGTGAAAAAACACTAAAATCATCGGAAATATAAATAATTTTTTACCTCTTTTCATGCTTTATCCTTCCATATTTTTTTTAATACTATATTCCTAGAATGCACTCATACTATACAAGTTTTCCATTTATCATCCAAGCTTCTATTGTTGCCCCTTTTGCAGAGGCTTGAAGCTCTTTAACAGTTTTTCCAAATCCACTGCCACCGCTTGTTGCAAATAACTTTATTTTCTTGCCTGAAAAATCATCACTTTCCAAAAAAGTATTTATAATTGTTGGTGCTACATACCACCAAATTGGAAATCCAATATATATCTCATCATATTTTGAGATATCAATTTTTTCTCCGTTCATTTTTGGTCTAAAAGATTTATCGCTCATTTCAACTGATGAACGTGATTTTTTATCCATCCAATTCAAGTCGGTTGCTGTATATAGTGTTTCCGGAGTAATTTCAAATAAATCTCCACCAACATCTGTAGCAACCTTTTTTGCCATATTCTTTGTTGTTCCAGTCGCACTGAAATATGCTACTAATTTCATAGTTTTCCCTCCATTTTTTGGGTTTATTACAGACTGATATTTGAGATAAGTTTAGGATTAGTGATAATTAATCAACTATTTCTGTCCCAGGTTTTCCGCTGTAGCCTTTAAATTTCCCACCATATACAGGGAAAAATCCAAATTCGCCATAGCTTTCAATTCTTTCCATATTTTTTAGTGTTTTCATATCTTCATCACTAATCACAAAGTCTATTGCCATATTTTCTTTTTGATGATCTGGATTAGCAGTTTTTGGTAAAACAATCATACCAAGTTGCCAATCATAACGAATACAAAGTTGAGGAATGCTTACACCATATTTTTTTGCAATTTTAGCAATTTTTTCGTTTTGAAGTACAAGACCATGGGCAACAGGAGAATATGCTTCCATTTCAATGCCTACTGATTTGCAGTAATCAATAAGTTCAAATGGTGTATTTGTGATGTGTGAAAGGACCTGATTTACCATTGGTTTAACTTCACAAGTAGCCAAGATATTTTCAATGTCCACTTTAAGAAAATTAGATAGTCCGATGGCTTTTACCTTGCCCGCTTTATAAGCATCCTCAAGAGCTTTCCATACTTGTATATTTTCTTCAAAGTATCTATTTTCAGATTGATTTACTTCAACCCAAGGCTGTGGGCTGTGAATAATCATCATGTCAATGTAATCAAGCCCCATTGCTCTTAAACTTTCATCAATAGATTCCATTGCTGATTCATAAGATTTATTCTCTGCAGCAATTTTTGATGTTACAAATAGTTCTTCCCTAGGTACTCCACAATTTCTGACACCGACACCAACGCCAGCTTCGTTATCATATGCTTGCGCAGTATCAATATGACGGTAACCCATAGCAATTGCAGATTTAACTGCGGCTTCTGTTTCTTTTTCTGGAATCATCCATACACCAAGAGCAAGTTTTGGAACTTTCACACCGTTTTCTAATTTAATCATTTCATTTGTAATCATATATTTAATCCTCCATTTATTTTAAGTTCAGTACACCATATTGTTCCTCAGATACTGGTTCTAACCATTCATTGAATCCATTTTCTCCCGGAACTTCAATTGCAAGATGAGAAAACCAGCTATCCGGCGCTGCACCATGCCAGTGCTTAACACCAACAGGAATATTGATACAGTCTCCAGGATTCATTTCTATAATATCCTTACCCCATTCTTGGTAATATCCTCTTCCTGCAACACAAATGAGTATTTGACCACCACCCTTATCTGCATGATGGATATGCCAATTATTTCTACAACCAGGCTCAAATGTTACATTAAAAACTCCAATCTGCTCCATAGAAATAGGTGCAAGATAGCTTTGACCAACAAAGTATTTTGCAAATGCATCATTAGGCTTTCCTATTGGAAATATCATAGACGCTTGATGTTGTGCCTTTGCATCATTTTTATCCGCAGTTTCTTTCCATACATCTTTAGCAAGACTAAACGCTGCCCATCCTTTTGGCCAGCCAACATAAAATGCTACATGTGTAATAATTGCCACTATCTCTTTTTTTGTAACACCATTTTTTTTGCATTCTGTAAGTGATAAATTAAAGATGAATCTGTAATACCAGACGACATTAATGCTACAATAGTAATTATGCTTCTAGTCTTTAAATTAATATCTTCATTATTCCAATTCTCTCCAAACAAAACATCATCATTAAAATGAGCAAATTCAGGTGCAAATTCTCCAAGTTGATCTCTTCCTGCTGTTTGTACTATTTTTTCTGACATTTTTTTCCTCCTTTACTTTCCTTTAAAGATTCAGCTATTTTTTTTAGCATAGAAGCAACCTGTTTTTCGTTAGCATCAAGCGTGTCATAAACTTTGGCTTCTATTTCATATAATTCGGAAAGGACATCTTCAGCATATGCCTTTCCTAGATTTGTTAGGACTATATTCATTTCACGCTTTTTTCCTTTAATCGGAATCAAGTCAATATATCCATTTCTTTCTATTTCTTTTACTACAGTATTAACCGTAGTTCGTGGTAGCTCCCAGTCCTTACAAATTTCAATTTGAGTGTGAGCATTTCCATCATTTAAGGCATACAGCACCCATAACAAGGTAGTAGAGATGCTACTTTGTTTTGCAAAATCATCATAAAATGAATCTACATGGTACATAGCTTTTCCGAAATTATAAAAAAATTGCTTTGAATTCATATCCTCCTCTTAAAATCCTAATTCGTATTTTATTATAACACGAAACAGGATTTTAATCAATACTTTTTTACAAAAGAAAGACACCTCACCAATTTTAGTAAAGCGCCTGTTTTGAATTTTATTTATTTAATTCTATCTGGCTGCCATCAAGGAACGTGAATTCAACCTTTCCATCATAATGAACTGTAAGGTAGTCTACCATACTAAGCCATACATTTTTATCAAAGGATGTCTGCAGTTCCTGCCTTTCAAATTCATGTATAAAGTCCTCTACCTCATCACGCTTGGACTGTTTTTCTATGATGGTTTGCTTGATTTCATCCAGCCTAGCCTTTGTAGCATTAAACCTATTTGCTAGGCTAGAGTATCTAATTTCATATTTATCTTGGTTTTGAACTTTTCTGGCATTCTCATTAATGCATTCATTCACCTGCTCAGCCACAATATTAAGTTCTTCTTCAAGTTCAATCTTTTCTTTCTCAAGAGCGGAGGTATCAAAGATTATCTTTGCCATTTCCTTATGATTGTTTATGATTTCTTTCTTGTTTTTAACCAGCTTATTGACAGCCTCTAAGAATAGCTTTTGAATTTCTTCTTCGGTTAAATGTGGAGTGGTACATTTTTCTTCAAACTTATGATTGGACTGCCATATCTTCTGACAGTACTTGCTGGTTGAGTGCCATGTTTTCGAACCATACCAAGATCCACAATCCCCGCATTTAATCTTACTTGAGTAAATGCTAACGCTTGAAATTCGATTCTTACTGGCTTTTCTTTGCTCTAGTAGCCTCTGCACCCTATCAAATGTACTTGGTGGAATAATAGCCTCGTGGTTTCCGGTTACATAGTATTGAGGTATTTCACCCTCGTTCTTTTTCTTTTCCTTAGTTAAGAAATCAACTGTAAATGACTTTTACAGCAGTGCATCACCTTTATATTTCTCATTACTAAGTATTGCTGCAACTGTTCTTGCTGACCATTTCTTCTTTCCACTGGGTGTTAATATTCCCTTGCTAATCAGTTCCTTTGCGATGCCAAAAGGTGAATAGCCTTGAAGGAAAAGTCTATAAATCTTTTTTATCACTTTGGCTTGTTCATGATTAACAACTAGGTTTCCGTCTTCTCCCCCCTGTCATATCCTAGAAATCTTTCAAAAGGTACTGTCACTTTGCCATCAGCAAATCTTTTTCTTTGGCCCCATGTACAGTTTTCTGAAATAGACCTAGATTTCTCTTGAGCAAAACTAGACATGAGAGTTAAAACAAACTCGCTCTTGCTATCCAAGGTATGAATATTTTCCTTTTGAAAGTATACTCCGATTCCTTCCCTTTTCAGTTTTCTAATTGTGCTAATGGTATCTACAGTATTTCTTGCAAATCGACTTATTGATTTTGTGACGATTAAATCTATTTTTCCATCAAGTGCATCTTTCACAAGGCTATTAAAACCATCTCTATTTTTTTACTTAATCCAGAAATTCTATCGTCATAATATAACCCTACATACTCCCATTCCGGTTCATTTTTTATATATTTCAAGAAATAATCTTTTTGAGCTTCTAGACTATTATGCTGCTCATCTTTTTCTGTCGACACTCTCGCATATGCAGCAACTTTTAATTTTTCAAGTTTGATGAGTTCCGTAAACTTAGGTTCAAGTTTAATTACTTCTTTCCCCGTATCATCACTTCAGCATTAGCGTCGGTGGATCGTATTTCTCTTTTACCTCTGCACTTGTTGCTATCCATTTTTCTTCATCTATCAATTCTCTGAAATACAAATAATCTAGTAGTATTTTACAAAGGCTATAATCCATCTCATCTTTTATTATTTGTTTAACTTCTCTCATTACAATGACCTCCTTAGCTAATATACATCACTCTTTAAGCTAGGTAAGTCAAGCAATATCAAGACACACCCCAAATGATTTTATTGACACCCTATTCAATGAAAAAAGCACCCCTAAAATAAAAAAATCTAGCCTTCCGATTAGCTATAACAACGATTATTTCTATTCGATTTTTGATTTTTCTTAAATCCTTTAATTTAAGCACTTTGAGTAATATAAAGTGTAGATTTGTGTATCAATTCCTTTATCTTCTTCTCAAGGATATTTCCCTGTTTAAATCCAGCATCCGGAGCCATTTACTTATAAAAATCCCTTTTAAACCCCGATTTTACAGATATTTCAAGAACTTTAAGTTTTCTTAGTTTTAAAAATTTGTTCCCTATTTGTTCCCAAAATTTTTTAATATTCCAATTTCTTACCAAGCTTTCTAAGTTAATCTAAGATACCTTATTTTTATTTTTAAAAATACGAAAATAATTTTTTATCCTAAATTACTCTAAAATACCCCAAGGAACCATAGGGTATTAAAAATTTTTCAAAAACTATCCAAAAACCGCTTAAAACGATAAAAGTAAATGAAAAGTACATATAATTAGTTATGTAAGAGCTTAGCAAAAGGATAAAAATAATATGCTTAACGAACTATATAACGACGTAGAGTACAAAACGCTTCTTGAGCACATATCTAGCCAATATAAAGGAAAGGTAGTTTTAGACAGAAAGCAAACCGCAGCGGTTCTTGGCATTGGTATATCCACTCTTGATCTTCGTATATCGCAGGGCAGGGATATTCCACGTTATATCAAAATGGGAGATGCAAAGAATTCTCGCATAGCGTTTGCGATAACGGATATTGCAGCTTATATTTTTCAAAAAAGGGTTAAAACATGCTCTTAATTTCTATAGTAGATAATAAAGAAAAGGACTAAAAATGAGTAATGCCCTTCAAATAGGCGGACACAGCCTAGTTCTTTGTGTAAGAAGCGAATTCTTGACGCTCAAAAAAGCCATTATAAGGTATGAGCACAATGTTAGAGAGGTTAAGCATGCCTCTAAGATCGGATACCTTAGAGGCAACAGTCGCAATAATAGATACATAGTGCTTAGCGAATATAACAACAACGGCCACATGCGAGAGATCACAGCTGGAGATAAAGAATTTAATGATAAGAAATACATAAAAGCGCTTTTGAGAGAATATCACGAAAAAATGAAAGCCGATTACGAAGCTCAAACTAAAACCTATAAAAACGGCAAGGTGGTAAAGAATCGTTGGCGAGAAAATATGGTCGGGTTTTCTGAAGTGGTGATAAGTTTCGGCACCGAACGACCAAAAAACCAAAAAGAAGGGCTAAATCAAACCGAAGTTAATTTTGTTAACGCCCAAGTTTCGTTTGATAGAGTCCTTAGATTTGCGAGATCGTACTGTGCAAAATACGGCGTAAAGTGTTTATTGATTAGCGAGCACAACGACGAAAAGACTAAACACTATCAACTAATTTTTACGAATTATCTCTTTAAAGAACATAGAAATTTAAGATTCGACGGAAAAGGAAATACGAGTAAATTTGGCAGAAGTATGCAAGAAATGGGCGGTATAGCATTTGACGGCATCGCTCTAAGAGGCGAAATAGGTAGCAAGGCAAAGCATAAGAATTTAAAACAAATGCACAAAGATGAAAAAGAGTTTAATAATGAGCAAGAGTTTAATAATAAAATTAGACAATTGATAGTTAATGAAGCAAGGAAGTATATAAAAAAGAAAGAGTCTATGTT containing:
- a CDS encoding flavodoxin — translated: MIVKNSCSIFSCTGNTKGVAKLIASETRADLYEITPKIPYTDEDSNYNNSNSRATN
- a CDS encoding flavodoxin → MKLVAYFSATGTTKNMAKKVATDVGGDLFEITPETLYTATDLNWMDKKSRSSVEMSDKSFRPKMNGEKIDISKYDEIYIGFPIWWYVAPTIINTFLESDDFSGKKIKLFATSGGSGFGKTVKELQASAKGATIEAWMINGKLV
- a CDS encoding aldo/keto reductase; translated protein: MITNEMIKLENGVKVPKLALGVWMIPEKETEAAVKSAIAMGYRHIDTAQAYDNEAGVGVGVRNCGVPREELFVTSKIAAENKSYESAMESIDESLRAMGLDYIDMMIIHSPQPWVEVNQSENRYFEENIQVWKALEDAYKAGKVKAIGLSNFLKVDIENILATCEVKPMVNQVLSHITNTPFELIDYCKSVGIEMEAYSPVAHGLVLQNEKIAKIAKKYGVSIPQLCIRYDWQLGMIVLPKTANPDHQKENMAIDFVISDEDMKTLKNMERIESYGEFGFFPVYGGKFKGYSGKPGTEIVD
- a CDS encoding cupin domain-containing protein — its product is MIFPIGKPNDAFAKYFVGQSYLAPISMEQIGVFNVTFEPGCRNNWHIHHADKGGGQILICVAGRGYYQEWGKDIIEMNPGDCINIPVGVKHWHGAAPDSWFSHLAIEVPGENGFNEWLEPVSEEQYGVLNLK
- a CDS encoding MarR family winged helix-turn-helix transcriptional regulator, translating into MNSKQFFYNFGKAMYHVDSFYDDFAKQSSISTTLLWVLYALNDGNAHTQIEICKDWELPRTTVNTVVKEIERNGYIDLIPIKGKKREMNIVLTNLGKAYAEDVLSELYEIEAKVYDTLDANEKQVASMLKKIAESLKESKGGKKCQKK
- a CDS encoding zinc ribbon domain-containing protein, whose product is MQRLLEQRKASKNRISSVSIYSSKIKCGDCGSWYGSKTWHSTSKYCQKIWQSNHKFEEKCTTPHLTEEEIQKLFLEAVNKLVKNKKEIINNHKEMAKIIFDTSALEKEKIELEEELNIVAEQVNECINENARKVQNQDKYEIRYSSLANRFNATKARLDEIKQTIIEKQSKRDEVEDFIHEFERQELQTSFDKNVWLSMVDYLTVHYDGKVEFTFLDGSQIELNK
- a CDS encoding recombinase family protein; translated protein: MIKKIYRLFLQGYSPFGIAKELISKGILTPSGKKKWSARTVAAILSNEKYKGDALL
- a CDS encoding recombinase family protein, translating into MKLEPKFTELIKLEKLKVAAYARVSTEKDEQHNSLEAQKDYFLKYIKNEPEWEYVGLYYDDRISGLSKKIEMVLIAL
- a CDS encoding helix-turn-helix transcriptional regulator, which translates into the protein MLNELYNDVEYKTLLEHISSQYKGKVVLDRKQTAAVLGIGISTLDLRISQGRDIPRYIKMGDAKNSRIAFAITDIAAYIFQKRVKTCS